The following DNA comes from Rhineura floridana isolate rRhiFlo1 chromosome 18, rRhiFlo1.hap2, whole genome shotgun sequence.
AGTCTGCCAAGTTATTACCGCCACACGAGTGAAAAATTGTGTGCATGCACCTTGAGCACTGGATCATTTAGAGCAGCCTCTGGCTAGCTTGGAAGAAATCGCAGGTAAAATGCGTCTTCCTCCTAGTGCGTCAAGTACGTGCCTGCCTGCCACTGTGCATCTGAGCCAGCGAAGGGGAGGGTGGGTTTCCCCCTTCTCCACTGAGAATTATAAGCTCTTCTCTGGGGATTGAAAACCCCGCCTGGAAAGAGGGAGAGGAGTGGACACAAGGCTTCATGCAGCCTGGAATTGATGTGGATCTGTGTTTTTTGAgttggagacaggcagagaagcCAGTCTCTCCGTTGGTTCTTTCTTTCTGCCTCTGCTGATAACCCAAGACATCCAGAAGCAGACACAGCAAAGTGATTGGTCAAAGGTCCAAAGAGCATCCCTCCCCACCTCTTTACTCCTGCCTCTCCCATTCCTCTCTTCTGGCTCTGCAAAACCTTCAAGCCATGCCGACTGCGTAGGATGTATGTTTGCTTCTCTGTGCAGACTTCTGACTTGCTGAGGTAAGGGagaaaagtagggttgccaggttcagggcctgagactgatcctgtatcttcaggagaagagaaagtcagccaagtgcaggtgttcttgcaactctgtaatgggaaaaaccacaaggtggaattctcccttccctctgcacaactgttaaagatacagaagacctcttggtggccAGGCCCAGCCCCTGAACCTAGCAACCGTAGAGAGAAGGCAAGGCTTTTCCAagtttccccctcttcctctatTAAGTTGTTGACATTGGGGACCTGAAGAGAGGAGGGAGGACTTTGAAAAGTAtgcctctccccaccaccaccaccactttccaCTTTAAGTTCTGGACATCGCCGACTTTCTTGGAGAAGACTTTCAGAACGCTTCCTTTGCATCTGGTGGGCCACCGTGAGGAAAGGAagttggcctagatgggccactggcctgatccagcaggttcttcttaggtCCTGTACAGGGCTCCCTGGCCACTGAACAAAATGGGATTCTGGACCCCGGCCTTTTAGTCCAAGAGTTTGGGGCCCAGGCCTGTAGAAATACATTTGCCTAACATAATTTATGCATATACCTGCAGATTCAGAATCTAAATGTCACAGGAGGAAGCCAACTAGCCCTTGTATCTAAATcaacccaggaaaaaaaaaacctcagttgATTTGCACCCTGCTACAGGTCACCTCACATCAGATCTTCTTCAATTCATTTATCAAATTGGCCTTTGATATCAAAAACATTATATGAAGAATAAAATTACTCCAAATGGACTTGAAAGAATCACCCATCGGTTACACTGCTTTTAACAATCTGCATACCCTCGGAGCTTGTTAACAAAGTCATATCCAAAGGTGAGATCCTGAAGTCAGCTATCACGGACTCTGGTGTTGTAAGCTGCCTGGAGACCTTTTAGTTAAAGGGCGACCACTAAACGCTGTAAAGAGATCAATAATCCAAAGCTATACTGTCTTGGTTTTCATGCATAGGAACTGTATGATATTTGCACCCTGTGTGAAAGACCAATGCTCAAGACTTTTTTCTGACTCATTTCTTACCTGGGGGTTCAATGTTCAACAGTGACCACAAGGGTGGTTCCCAAGGTGAAAATGAAGGTGGTACAGTCCTCTGCTTGAGGACTGTACCATCTTGCCATCTCAATATATGAATTGGCTTAGGAATATTTCCAAACTCACCTGCCCCTGCCTCCTCCCTTAATGATGTCATGGATGAAAACACATTCAGAATCCAGCTTCACACAGTTTGGCATACTTTATTGGCACAAAAATATCCAACTACAACATGGCATCTAAACAACAGTACGCTTCTGTTGTGTATTCTGCTTTATATTTGTTTCATTAATAAGTCATGGCATTAGGCTTCCGCTCTAGTGTTTTTAAGCACCCAGTTTTCCTCTTCCAGGACTGTGAATGGTTTTAGGCTCAGCACTGATGCGTCCCACTAACTTCTCTCTCTTTGCTCAATGCCAGCGTGGAAGACTCTCTGCTACACGTGAAAGTAGTTCCCCTAATTGCCAAGTGAACTGAAACTTCATTTTAGGGTCGATCTTTGAATGGTTTCtagttcaagttcattctttccGATATGTTTGTTTACTCTTTGGACCTTTGAGCTTAAATCTCCTACGTACTgggaaaaacaaattaaaccattcaCATTCcactatgtgtttgtgtgtgttttcttaacATAGAAAGGTGCCTTGtgctgaatcagactattggtccatctagttcagtattacctgccctgactggcagcggctctccaggatttcagaccagggacattcccagccctaccctaagaagccaggaattgaacctggcaacttctgcatgtaaagcagatgatctgaccacagagctacagcctttcccccaaaaaggaagctgacttatactgagtcagaccattggtccatctagatcagtactgcctacactgactggcagtggctgtccaggaattcaagcaggggTCTCTCCATTAGGGACTGAacaggggaccttctgcatgcaaggcagatatttAAACACTGAAATACTGTCTTTCCTCAGAATATTTTCGCTCGCCTGGCATCCTCCATATCTTTTGgctcataactcccatcagccccaggcagctacTACCCCATGGGAGTTGCAGTACAAAAGAATccggagggcactgggttggggaaAGATGCTCTGTCCCTTCCCAAACCTAAGCCCAGTCACAAAAAGTGAATTCACTACACCTGTTGCTAACAAGCCAGCAATTCAGGACAGCAAAAAAACACCCAAGATGAGTGCAGAACTGGGTTgatggggtgtgtggcctggtgaaaggcctgagggccagatagcgagccctggagggccacattctgttctggacctgaggttccccccaTCTCTGTTTAACAATATGCCCCTGTTAATATTCCTCATTAACAGCATCCTGCATAGAAACGGGTTCCTTAAATGTTGAGTTGCTAGCAGAAAAATGATAGAAGCTGTTAATAACACAGGTGGCTggttttttttctgtttaaaaaacCAGCGTTCTCCAAATCCTTCCATTAAAGGTCCTCTGCACTTTTCCTTGGGAGAAAGCACCATTGCATTCACTgagagttaggctgcaatccaagcgACAACTACCTGGGCgtacatcccattgaacccaatggagcttacttctgagtagacacgtattggattgcagcctttcttGTGAATTGACAGACAGGGCTCTGGAATGAAGATTGCTTGAAAGCCAGACcttgcaatgggggggggggaggacttacAATGTACAGTAAAGacacacaggattgcagccaccACCTTTTGATTTAACCCTTTGACCATCGGTGGTCTATGGGCACATCCACATGACAGATCCAACCTGATTTTAAAATCCATCTctgttgcttctttgatttcttatattgCGTTTGACTGCAATTACACTCTGAACTCTGTGGAGTGCAGATTGCAATATGGCATCAGAAGCAAAAGGACCaaaatgcctttttttaaaaaaacaaaaaacaccgaAAACCATACCATCTCGCACAACGCATTGGCTACAACAGATGGGGGGCGGGGAGGACattttaagtggtccaccaagaccattagcaattttcaagggcTCTGTGGGTGGATTTGGGAACAAAAAATTTGCTGCACCTGTGCTTGAAATCCGTAGCATCACCGTATGCAAATCAGCCTTGCTGGGGATGCTCTCCTGTCCCGTCTACAAAAGGAGAGGGCGCCTCATGGGCCTAccttggaggaggagaggaagaccaTCCCCAAGGCGCCGCCCAGTTTCGAGTGGCGCCTCCTCTTTCGGCTGCCTGCTGAGCAGGACAGAGACTCATCTCCTCCTTAGCGCCCTCACGCGTCTCCCTTGCCCTTCCCAACCCAGGTAAACCTCAGGGCAAGTCAGGAGTATCTTAGTTGTCAGTGGAACTCAAAGAATGGGAGGTGACAGGGCTCAAATTGCCCCAGGGACGGTTAAGTGTTTTTAGATTCTCTGGAGTTGGTGGTCTTGCAAAACTCTCTCCCTTTGAGAGGGTGAGTGTGCCTCTGTGCGTGATAAGAGAGCTGGTGGGGCGAGCTCTCAGTATCCTGTCGCTGCTGGAGTCTTCCTCGCACAGGCGGCCAAACTAACTTATATGTAGCCTGTGAATGATGGGAGAAAAAGAAACGTTTGGGGGGGGCGGTGAATCAATGAAATTGACTCAGTGAATCAATGAAATTGAGGCAAATCAATGAAATTTGCATGCCTCACAATTTGGTCTTAacctccctccccaaaaaaaccagctggttcccccccccccccaggtgctTCTAAAAATGCAGTGTCAGAGTTGGGGAGTTTTAGAGGCTGGAGCAGGAATGGAATTTAAGCATAGCCTatctgcttatttttttaaaaaaaggtgggcCCAGTCTGCCTACCACTATTTATCCTTGGGGTCTTGGGActtggccatttatttatttagcattctGTGCTTCTTtccgaaggagtccagggtggccaACATCAAAATGTTCGGCTAATAGAAAATGGTGGAAACGCGGAAGAATTGTAGCCTATACTTGTCCGACCCCTAGGAGATCCATTGGAGTTAATGCACGTGACTGACTGGGGTCTCTTAATTTCAagtggggtctactctgagtagaacttacttGGGTGCAGCCCTTCGATTAACTTTGCACCCGTACTTGGGAGTGAACACGGtggagttcagtgagatttacttctgagtaaactgaATACAAGGAGGATCCAGTTTCAGAGGTTGGACTTGCAATTTTGAGATGTGTGCTGGGCCCCTGGTTAGCTGTGGGCTGGTAGagcgcagtggggaggagagcctggctgggagtccagagtttgtgagttcaaatccccactcatgtctcctgggtgtcaagggccagctaaaaataaccaccacagtgagtggctcaggggttacatgccctgccacctgtgcagctgtgggcaagctgcatagtcccaaggagcccagttgccccccagctggcagttgcagacaaggaagggggctggacttgatggtcttataggccccttccaactctactattctatgattctatgggcttgcttgtgcagctgtggcaagctgagcaggtcctagccagctggggaggactagcctcagagggaggcaatggtaaaccccctctgaataccgcttgccatgaacaccctattcatagggtcgccgtaagtcaggatcgacttgaagacagtccatccCACTGCAGTATGCATTGTGGCCGGCAACGGctgtccagtggaggctggtccaatgaggcactgtcccaccagcctcagtctgccctcactcAACCAGCCCTCACTTACCTGTTCTCTTAACTTATAACCAGTCAGGGGGTGGCTCTTTCGggaaagactgtagctcagtggtagtgcatctgctttacatgtagaaggttccaggttcaaatcctggcaTCACCAAGTAGAATTGGGAGAGACTCCtcatctgaaattctggagagctgctgctgccagtccgtgtagacaatactgagcaagatggatcgATGGCCAGACtcggtattaggcagcttcctatgttctttctaGGACTCTTCAGAGTGGTCCCTTCCCCTTGTATGttcttctctctccctttcctctaGCTCTTCTCTGCAGGCAGAGAAGCAATGGCGAACATCCGAGATTTGCCTGAGGACATCCTGCTTGATATCTTGACTCTGGTCCCCTTGAAGGACCTGATTCTCAACTGTCGGCTGGTTTGCACCCAGTGGCGCAATCTGGTGGATTTGCCGGTTCTCTGGAAGCGTATCTACCAGCGAAAGGACATCAGGTGCCCACTACGGTCGGTTTGCTACATTCTTTCCCACCTGGAGAAGAATTTAGTCAAGAACCCCTGTGGCGAAGGTGTGTTCACTGTTTAtctgggagattttttttaaaaaaagttgctatTCAGAGAGAGCTGGTTGACAAAAAGCCTTTCTGAAAGCATCTGCTATTGTCTTGTAGGGCCTTTGCCGCTTTAGAATGCAGGCTAGTGGGATATTGCATGTCTAAACTCTTCCctagatttttttcaaaaaaataatagAATAAGGAGTCTGCCAGGCTTTTAAAAGTGGTATCCAAAACAGGCTTTCTTTTCTGTAGAAAGCCAGCTTCTCAGGGAGGCTAGGCAAGCCTTTTCCCTGACACACTATGTTGTAGTGTGCagggattttgttttttttacataaaGGAGCATTCAAAATATGTCACTTTCCCACCTGCACTCAAAAGTGGTATAGCTAAAGGAAGGCAACGGCGTACAATATTTCTGCATGAGGAGTTTGGCTTTTAGGCAGGAAGCCATTATTAACTACAGCAGAAAGACAAATTGTACGTAGCTGGAAACTAAGAGGAATTTAGGTGGGAGGCAAATAAACCTGATGAAGTTCAGAACTACCCAGAAACCTTTGTTCTGTATCCCAGGAACAGTGGAGGCCAGCCTGTTAGGGGGAATGGGCCACTGTCCTACCAACCCTAGTCTTCCCTCAACAAGCTTGCACCTGCCCGACTTCTTACAACCAGTTGGTCCTGACTACCTTCTTAAGTCTTAGTGTTGCCTTTTTAGAATTCAACGAGAAAGAGGATGGAGCAAAACTAGTGAGTTGGCCCTGCCTGCCATTGGTGCTGGCACCACCTCCTGTTGAGCTCCTGCCTGCCTCCCTAGCAGTGCCAATGAACACCGGCTGCCGCTGCCTGGGAGTTACAGATTGCTGCTGAGAATTCTGGAGTAGTGTAGGCCTGAGTCTCGCTTATGGAATTGCAGTTCTCAAGATTTCCCCAGGAAAGAGGAAATAAGCATTAAGATTAGCTAAGCTGGTACTTTTACATATTAGAAAACAACAAGTATAATAATTTAAGAGCCTGTTTTGGacaccatttttaaaagtttggcagactctttattccatttttttaaaccacTTTGTATTAAATACATGTGTATACAGAAATTAATTCAATATTACAAATAGGCAAACAGCTTGCCTCAGATATCTTCATTGCAGCTTGATTGCATCTTCATTTGGTAGTACGCCCTATTAGATGcacagcctgcgtctgtgttggaattgctttttaagatgtttttaaagcttttgtaaagatgttttgttttaatgtattataaagtctgtttttaagacattttagagtgtttttagtgtttttgtttgccaccctgggctccctctgggaggaagggtgggatataaatttaataattattattttaaaaaattggcaaACTAACCGTACAGTCCCACCCATGGCTGctcctcattgaattcagtggggattactcccaggtaagtagattTAAGACTGCAGCCTATATGCCACATTATTAATAGCCTGAGATATCTGCAACACTCAATATCCCCTTTCAGTCCTGTTTTTTAACATACCCTTTCAGAAATTACCAGTAATAGTTACTGCAGAGGATCTGATCATACATCTTGTGTTTCTCAAGGTTGATTTCCACGAATACCTTAATTCTTGGATGTTTCCGTTGGATATTATCAATATCTGTGCCTGTCGTCTTTCTACTTAAATAATGGCCTTTATTTCTCTTCTGTGCATGTGTAAAAATAAAAACCCAGAATTTTCATGGTGTTCCAGCTGGGCTGTGTTCACTAGATTATGGTGCCTATTCTATTCGCCACAAGTGaaaaaagactttgctgtaaatCTTACTGGGGCTAACTCATTTGCTATTGCCACCCACTAAAAAATGAGGACTACGTAAAAACAGGATGAGAAAATTttgtggaggataaagctatcagtgtctactagccacagtggctttgccttcagaggcagcatgcttctgaataccagttgatgggaactgcaggcggagagtgctcttgagctcaggtcccgcttgtgggcttcccattgaggcatctggttggccactgtgagaacaggaggctggactagatgggccgctggcctaatccagcaggctcttcttaggttcttatggtatagcacagtggggggggacagcctggctgagagtccagagtctgtgagttcaaatccccgctcgtgtctcctgggtgtcaagggctagctaaGGATCACCCCCactgtgagtggctcaggggttacgtgccctgccaccggtgcagccgtgggcaagctgcagagtcccaaggagcccagttccccccagctggcagttgcggacaaggaaggggctggcttgtgcagctgtggcaagctgagcaggccctagccagctggggaggactagcctccgagggaggcaatggcaaaccaccctctgaataccacttaccatgaaatccctattcatagggtcaccataagtcaggatcgactcgaaggcagtccatatgcTTCCTTCAGTAGCCAAGCAAATCAGCGCAGGAAGCGACCGCAAGCATGTTTTTGAAAGCAGCAGGGTCCAAACTCTAGAGTTACTGATGGTGTTTATTAAAGATATAACTTGTGCTTCAAGTCTCAGCTCACCACCCTGAAGGGTAAAGGCTATCAATGGGTGCTAGCCACAACGGCTACTTTCTacttcagaggttcccaaactgtggtccacgagctccattcaggtggtctgtacaTGTCCACATTAAGTGttcatattgctttttaattgcttctttgatttcttatgtTGCATTATACTGTATAACAGCCTGAatgctatggaatgcaaattgtaatatgtCAAAATACAATATCAAGACATTCAAAGAAACACTTAAAAAGCATTCAGCATCtcgcacagtgcattacaattgctcctACAGCCAGACAAATCGttaagtggcctgccaagaccctcagccgtTTTCAAGGGGCCGGTGGGGAAAAAAGGTTTAGGAACCACTGCcgtttgctgggaattgcaagtggggaataGGGATGCTGTTGTGCTCCGGTCTTGCTCGTAGGCTTCCCGTGGGGGCATTCAGTTGTCACCGTGAGAACCAGATACTGGAATAGATGCCCCctccctttggcctgagccagcagccaggctcttcttgcattcttaagTCTCTCCTCTTCACTGCCACCTTTTTCCTACAGAGGGCTTGGATTGCTGGGAAATCAAGACCCCTAGTAGTGGCCAGTGGAAAATTCAGCAACTGTCTGGAAAAGCTTCGATGAGACTTGAAATGAGGAATTTCCATCAGAGGCGTCCTGCTGTGCAAGATGGGCTGGGCCATCGGGTTACCAAATGCTTTTCTGCATGCAACGGGTGAGGATGGTAGCTAAGTTTGATGGGAAAGTCATTAGGAGACGGAGGCAGCGGTTCGTTGTTCTTCCCATAGGAGTCTTGTGCTGGAAGGAAATGCTGCATTTAGATACCCTCTCCCTAACCCtggaccccctttttaaaaaaaataaaaataaaaatcacacatAGTAAATCAATTTATACAAACAAGTTCCATctaatgagttttttttaatgtaaaataaATCCATATAGCAGAGCAGCTGCCTTCTGTATTACTGTCAGGtaggctttaagttggattcctgccctgagcagggggttggactggatagcTTTAGaggcctcttccagctctacgattctatgacctTACAAATGTTTGCTGAAGCCTTTTCTTTACTGCCAGGATTGTGCAGACAGTTAAGAATATTTTCCATCATAatggtgatctgttttaatttattttgtattgtCATTTTAATTGCTGAAACCTGGTTTGATACTTTTTTATGAAAATGTGGTACACAAATTTTTATGAATAACATGCATGACAAGACCTTAAATTGTATTACATTTTCTGCCTTCTCTGCCCCTAATAtcctcccttttatcctcacaacagccctgtgaggtgggttaggctaagAGTCAGTGGATGTTTCAAGGGCAGTTAACCTTGCGTGTGGATTAGAAGTTGGGTTTCTCTCTTGTAAGACTCCTGCTTGGAAAataggaagggccatggctctgtggtagggcacatgtgttgcatgcagaaggttccaagttcaaccccagctggaatgtcccctgcctgacaccctggagagctgctgccagtcagtgtagacagtattgccTTAGATGGGTCAATGGTCCAACtcgatataagacagcttcctgtgttctgatgCTCTAAGCACTAGGCAGTGCTGCTTCTCAGGTTGTTGACAAGCTCCTAGAAGGGTAGGCCCACAGTCGTTTGGGCTGCATTCAGCTTAGTGGGTTACAGGTTGcataagacttttttttttcttttaagctcTGCCTCAGGGAGTGGAATTCAGGTTTGTGCTTTTATTTCTGCACACAAAGAAGGCAGCATCAATTAACCGACTTACAAAATGCAACCCAGAATCCAAACTTTCCATGGAGGCCACTCTGAGGAAGGGGTGGAGAGCCAGCCCCCTCAAATGTCCTTGCAAGCCCCACATCCCCAGCCATCATTCTTTGCCTTTACATATGCAACTGGATGGGTGGGGAGATGAGTATCCTTCAGGGACTGGGCTTGCCTTGAGGTGGCCAGCTGCTGACCACCCCACCTCAGAACACTTGTTCAAAATGGTGGGATGATGGCAATGTTTCTTAATGGTTTTATTGTGCACCTCAGGCTCTGCATCAAGTCTCAGCTCATCACCTTGAAGGACGAAGGCTATTGGGATGAGCTGATGGATAGAGCCAAACCCAACATTTTGGTGACAGATTGGTGAGTGCAGCATATCCCTTCCTGGCCAAGGGTGGGTGGGCTGTGTGGCAAGACGAAGGTCTCGCAGGTTCCATGAGATCTAAACAACAGAAGTGGCCTGTGGGTTGGACAATGAAGGAGGTCCCTTTGATCCTGGgcttcaggaccctggacagttcCAAAAGTAGTCCACTGGCTCAAATCCACCCCTAAGCCCATGCAGGCCTTCAATGCCCACTTAAGACTAGCTTTGCTGGGGTAAGAAGTGCCTCTTTAAAAGGTCAGCATTGCTCTCCCGAGGTGGAAAGTGACCTCTTGATCCTGGTCAGCAAAGCTCTGTCGCCACTGCCTCTGGTACCGTTGGTGGGATGAGACCTTGCAAAGTTCTCTGGCTGGTAGCTAGAGTATGCAGGGTTGCTGGCTTGGAGGTTCAAGCCCAGAGACTTCCCTCCCAGTTGGGCTGATGGAACAAAGTCTCCATGGTCTCTGTGGGTACCAGAATCATGGTTTTCTGTTCAGCCCCTGCCACAGGCCACCCACCACCAACTGCCCTGTGGGGAGGGACCAGAGAAGGGAGTGAGACAGGCAAAGACAGTATCGAGGTCCTTCTCCTTCTCTAGCCTGGCTGTCCCTTCCCTCACCTGGAAGATCATCTTCTGCCCAACTTCTTGCATGATGGAACATCAGGCGCTGGATtgagggtagccaacatggtgccctcctgttgttggactccacatcCTATCAACACCAGCCAGCAAGACCAATGGCAGGggcagttgggagtccaacatctggagggcaccacattggctacccctgtgctGGAGCTTGCTCCAGTGGGAGTATGTGACTCATGCCATACTTTGCTAAATGTTATTGTGAGCTACTTTGGAGACTTGGTAATCTGTTGAATGAATAAACAGAAGCCATTAGGAAAACTTATAGTgcaatttggtggtggtggtggtgggagtctAGTTTTTTTCCTGGACTTACTCTTCCAAGCCCTGCATATTATTTTATCTCCTCTTTGGGGATCTGTCAGGGTCCACTGTCAGGGGCAGcgttcctctgaataccagttcctggaaactacaggaggggaaggtgctgttgcacttgggtcctgcttttgggctacccaaaggcttctggttggccactgcgagagcaggaagctggactaggtgggcccctttggcctgatccggcaaccaggctcttcttatgttctaaaatgTAGTTAAGGTGACTAACCTTGAATTCATGGAGaagaagccatgatggctacttTCTGCCTCCACTTTCAGAATGTCAGTTGCGAGGCATTGCACATGGGGTGAGTTGCTGTTGCGTgcgtgtcctgcttgcgggcttcctggcacaggcaactggctggccaccatgagaacaggatgctggactagatgggctttgggcctgatccagcagcttaATTCCGGTGAGAGTCAGGATCCAGCACAATTTTAACGACGTTCAATACagtgtctttctctctctgtcgcCTTTTGGTCGCCAAACAGGTTTTAT
Coding sequences within:
- the LOC133372399 gene encoding F-box only protein 6-like — encoded protein: MANIRDLPEDILLDILTLVPLKDLILNCRLVCTQWRNLVDLPVLWKRIYQRKDIRCPLRSVCYILSHLEKNLVKNPCGEEGLDCWEIKTPSSGQWKIQQLSGKASMRLEMRNFHQRRPAVQDGLGHRVTKCFSACNGLCIKSQLITLKDEGYWDELMDRAKPNILVTDWFYCRQGSQYRLHMKLLSADFQLLREFCTDDMYMQGWKHGRWRKVCYILYKCAGVRHIVFEHQGQNVNGQPSRDRGMQITKSSIMITKC